The genomic interval AAGTGATTATTTTATCTATAGAAAACAACAAAATTACTGACATTAAAGATGATGTAATTCCGAAATTTAGAGAATTTTACAAGCTTACAGGTAGTTTGCAAGAATGTATTTCTAAATTTTCTAGTTTGACTTCTAATTCTTATGAATTAACACCTTGGGTAGAAATTGCTTTAAAGGAAGATCATACGGTAAATACTGACGATTTAAAATCTGAAGCAGCACAATATCCTTTTGAAATCTTAAAAATAGGATTGAAAAATCAACGAAAAGTTAAAGGAATTGAAGAGTTGCTAGAAAACACAAAATCAATTAAAGAATTATTACCTACAGAGGTTTTTAAATTGAAATGCGAAGAAATGGATTATGACTTGGAACAAAGACCCGAAGTTTGGGATGCTTTTAATGAAATATTACAATCTGTTAAAAAACAATAAGGCAGCTTCTCTATGAAAATTTTAAAGATAGAATTACAAAACATAAATTCCTTAAAATCGGACACTCCAATTGTTATCGATTTTGAAAACGAACAATTTAGAGATGTTGGTTTGTATGCAATTACTGGTTCTACAGGGGCAGGAAAAACCACTATTTTAGATGCAATAACCATTGCTCTGTATCACAACGTTCCACGTTTTAACGGATCTAAAGGTACTTTGTTAGATGTTGTAAGTCATGGTGCACATGATGCTTTTAGTAGAGTAACTTTTAAAAACGACACCACCATTTACGAGGCTTTCTGGGGAATTAGAATTGCTGATAAAAAAGGAAAAGCATATAAAAACCCGAAGGAAGAAGTCAGTTTAAAAAACTTAACTTCAGACACCATTTTAGCGACTCAAAAACGAAATTTAATTACCGAAGTAGTGAATGCTACTCAATTAGATTATAATCAGTTTTTACGATCTGTAATGTTGGCGCAAGGTGAATTTGCTTCATTTTTAACCGCAAAAGGTCCTGAAAAAGGAAAGTTATTAGAACAAATTACTGGCGAACAGATTTATAAAAAAATTGGTCAAGGAATTTTAGATCGAAAATCTGAAGAAGAAAAAAAACTAAGAGAAATTGAAGCCAAAATAAATGCTGATGATATTTTAAATGAAGAAGCTAAAGCGAATTTAATTACTGAAGACAAAACGTTAGATGCTGATATTAAACTTACGGAAACTGCGATAAAGTCTTCTCAAAAAATTGTAGATTGGTATGTTGGTTTTATAAAATTAACAAAAGAAGGAGAAGAACATGAAGAGAAATCTAAAAGTGTTCAATCTTTTGTAGAGAAACACAAAGTAGCATTAGATCAATTGGCTTTACATGAAAAAGCATTGCCTTTTAAAGAGTTGATAACAGATTTGAATAGAACAGCAAAAGAAACTGTTTTAAAAGAAAATCAACTTAAAGAAATTGAAAAAACACTAACAGAGTTAAAACCTCAAATACTTCTTTTAGAAAAGCAAACCAAGACAGACACTAAAAATGTAGAACTCGCTGAAAAAGAATTTGCTGAATGGTTACCAAAGTTTGATACGATTACAAATTTAGACGCTGCTTTAAAAAACGAACTTACTGTAAAAGAAAAAGCTTCTGATAACTTAGCTAAACTTGAGTTAGAAATAAAAAAGGCTTCCGAAGACAATAGTAAATTAGTCAACAGTTTTGATGAGACTACAAATCAAATTAAAGCAAAAGAAAGCTTTATAAAACAAAATGAATTTTTAAGATCAGTTGCCTTAGAAATAACAGATTGGAGAACCGATTTATCAACTTTAAAAACGAATAAAGAAACGATTGTAAAAAGTGCTTTATTAGTTGATAACAAGAAAATAGAGATTACAAAAACAACTGAAAGTTTAAAACAAAACAAAGGTATTCTTCAAGAGAAATCAGCTGCTATAAAAGTAATTGAAGAAAAAATCACATCTCTAAACAAAGACCTAGAAAAAAATTCATTAAGTGATTTATTAGCGTTAAAAGAAAAATACAATCAGTCTGAAAATAACTGGAAACAGTTTAAAGTTTTTGCAGAACAACATCAAAAAATCACAAAAGAAAAAACTGATTTAGAAAGAGATGAGAAAAAATATACAAACGATCTAAAAGAAATTACTGATAAAATAGTCGCTTTACAAAAAGTGCTTGACAATCAGGAAAAATTAGTTAATGATGCTACTAAAATTTTAGATTTAGAACGAAGTGTTGCCAAATATAAAGAGGATCGAAATCGTCTTATAAAAGGAGATCCTTGTAGTTTGTGTGGTTCAAAAGAACACCCATATACAGAACATTTACCCTTAATAAATGTATCGGAATCTGAAATAGAATTAATCAAGAGAAAGGAAGATTTAAAAAAGTTAAACGAAGAAAAATCGCTTTTTGATACTAAAAAAACGGCAATACAAACTCGTATCGAAAATTTCCAAGAACAGATTAAAGGGAAATCAACCGAATTATCTTCAATAAAATCGAAGGTA from Polaribacter sejongensis carries:
- a CDS encoding SbcC/MukB-like Walker B domain-containing protein, with protein sequence MKILKIELQNINSLKSDTPIVIDFENEQFRDVGLYAITGSTGAGKTTILDAITIALYHNVPRFNGSKGTLLDVVSHGAHDAFSRVTFKNDTTIYEAFWGIRIADKKGKAYKNPKEEVSLKNLTSDTILATQKRNLITEVVNATQLDYNQFLRSVMLAQGEFASFLTAKGPEKGKLLEQITGEQIYKKIGQGILDRKSEEEKKLREIEAKINADDILNEEAKANLITEDKTLDADIKLTETAIKSSQKIVDWYVGFIKLTKEGEEHEEKSKSVQSFVEKHKVALDQLALHEKALPFKELITDLNRTAKETVLKENQLKEIEKTLTELKPQILLLEKQTKTDTKNVELAEKEFAEWLPKFDTITNLDAALKNELTVKEKASDNLAKLELEIKKASEDNSKLVNSFDETTNQIKAKESFIKQNEFLRSVALEITDWRTDLSTLKTNKETIVKSALLVDNKKIEITKTTESLKQNKGILQEKSAAIKVIEEKITSLNKDLEKNSLSDLLALKEKYNQSENNWKQFKVFAEQHQKITKEKTDLERDEKKYTNDLKEITDKIVALQKVLDNQEKLVNDATKILDLERSVAKYKEDRNRLIKGDPCSLCGSKEHPYTEHLPLINVSESEIELIKRKEDLKKLNEEKSLFDTKKTAIQTRIENFQEQIKGKSTELSSIKSKVNELSIVCELTDFYKVESELLSLKNKLAEINTSLKNAQQLQVDKDKFSKDIQKQNEEIHLLKTTIATLEEKNKNAKEVILQEEKSILELNTLCTNLENSLNVKLTKYSYQLPALSEINLFLKEIDEKIALFNKTERSLDALKSESKILNTKKENLKELLENHAKNRVIFTETIKDSTSKQQKLTTQRIAILPIKTSVESKRNLLQKTKNTFVEKAKLSNESLQNLLNTKTKQETLQVNITADLKSLSIKKADFTTTLNAKLKDSDFTSKENIETALLSEEIAHKYKDNRERIKENQLKIKTLKDEHAKDLKLLHETKNFETSESESKQILADLKTKKDALLTAKGKIVEAFRKDKEIKDRNQETYKKIDAQDKICKVWKELFKIIGNSKDAFNVYVQRLTLKHLLDLANVHLYQLNKRYSLKMEDSYKPKEELNFNLIDHYQTDQARLVDTSSGGEKFIISLALALGLSDLASKNVKIDSLFIDEGFGTLDSNTLETVISTLETLQSQGKMIGIISHVENLKERIPTQIQITKKSNGVSKVNII